Proteins from a genomic interval of Rosa chinensis cultivar Old Blush chromosome 2, RchiOBHm-V2, whole genome shotgun sequence:
- the LOC112187798 gene encoding lysine histidine transporter-like 8, which yields MSNEANEISSAPITPRPVAPKPPVASQQQPPVSCPPSQYNSPSLSRSPLLEAAVPAANHHGGEEGEGAGAIVPSKTPKGARTPLGIRTPRMSLTPRFLTPLGSPVRKALRATRLDPEDAWLPITESRNGNKYYAAFHTLCSGIGIQALVLPVAFTILGWTWGIICLTIAFIWQLYTLYLLVHLHENIETGVRYSRYMQLFSLTFGDRIANLLGLFPIMYLSGGTCVALIVIGGSTSKLFFQIVCGATCTAKPLTTVEWYLVFTCCAVMFSLLPNLNSIAGVSLIGAITAVGYCTLMWVVSITEGRLPGVSYDPIRAGTKVARVFDVLNALGIIAFAFRGHNLILEIQATMPSSEKHPSHVPMWRGVKVSYTLIAACLYPIAIGGYWAYGHLIPKDGGMLAAIYGFHSKDVSQFILGLMSLFVVVNAVSSFQIYGMPMFDHMESKYTSRKKQPLPWWLRCIGRAMFGFGCFFMAVAIPFLGSVAGLIGGIALPVTLVYPCWMWLKVKKPKKYGVSWWVNWVLGVLGMGLTGLLIAAGLYVVIDTGIKVSFFKPDHK from the exons ATGAGTAACGAAGCAAATGAGATCAGTTCAGCTCCAATAACACCTCGGCCGGTGGCTCCTAAGCCTCCGGTGGCGTCTCAACAACAGCCGCCAGTGTCTTGTCCACCTTCCCAGTAcaactctccttctctctcccgGTCACCGCTGCTCGAAGCTGCGGTGCCGGCTGCCAACCATCATGGAGGAGAAGAAGGCGAAGGCGCCGGTGCAATAGTTCCGAGCAAGACCCCGAAGGGAGCTAGAACTCCACTGGGGATAAGAACCCCGAGGATGTCTTTGACTCCGAGGTTCCTCACTCCATTGGGTAGCCCGGTAAGGAAGGCCCTCAGGGCTACAAGGCTTGACCCTGAGGATGCCTGGCTACCCATCACCGAGTCCAGAAATGGCAACAAGTACTACGCTGCGTTTCACACTCTCTGCTCCGGTATTGGTATCCAAGCTTTGGTGCTTCCGGTGGCCTTCACTATCCTCGGCTG GACATGGGGAATAATCTGTTTGACCATAGCATTCATATGGCAACTCTACACCCTCTATCTCCTTGTTCATCTCCACGAAAACATCGAAACTGGAGTCCGGTACAGCAGGTACATGCAACTCTTCAGTCTCACGTTCGGCGATCGAATCGCAAATCTGCTAGGGCTATTCCCTATCATGTACCTCTCCGGCGGTACCTGTGTGGCCTTAATCGTCATTGGTGGATCGACCTCGAAACTCTTCTTCCAGATCGTCTGTGGGGCAACCTGCACTGCCAAGCCATTGACGACCGTTGAATGGTACTTGGTGTTTACGTGTTGCGCTGTGATGTTTTCCCTGTTGCCTAACTTGAACTCCATTGCTGGGGTTTCTTTGATTGGTGCAATCACTGCTGTTGGGTACTGTACCCTGATGTGGGTGGTATCTATAACTGAGGGTAGGCTTCCCGGTGTATCCTATGATCCCATTAGGGCAGGGACCAAAGTTGCAAGAGTGTTTGATGTGTTGAATGCCCTTGGAATCATCGCTTTCGCATTCAGAGGCCACAATCTTATCCTTGAGATTCAG GCCACCATGCCTTCTAGTGAGAAACATCCCTCACATGTGCCAATGTGGAGAGGTGTCAAGGTGTCCTACACACTCATTGCTGCTTGCTTATACCCCATTGCCATTGGTGGTTACTGGGCCTATGGTCACTTG ATTCCGAAAGACGGAGGAATGCTCGCTGCCATTTATGGGTTCCATTCAAAAGATGTGTCGCAGTTCATTTTGGGACTAATGAGCTTGTTCGTGGTTGTAAACGCCGTGAGCTCATTCCAAATCTACGGGATGCCCATGTTTGACCACATGGAGTCGAAATACACTAGCCGAAAGAAGCAGCCATTGCCGTGGTGGCTTAGGTGCATTGGGAGAGCCATGTTCGGATTCGGGTGCTTCTTCATGGCTGTGGCAATCCCATTCTTGGGAAGTGTTGCCGGATTGATTGGAGGAATCGCATTGCCGGTGACATTGGTGTACCCATGTTGGATGTGGCTCAAGGTCAAGAAGCCGAAGAAGTACGGCGTAAGTTGGTGGGTCAACTGGGTTCTTGGGGTCTTGGGAATGGGTCTTACTGGGCTTCTGATTGCAGCTGGACTCTATGTTGTTATTGACACTGGTATTAAAGTCAGTTTCTTCAAGCCTGATCACAAATAA